The sequence below is a genomic window from Halosolutus gelatinilyticus.
GCATGTCGAGCATGACGGCGACGGGTTCCTCGCGCCCGCCGTCGACGTCGCGAACTCGATCGACGAGCTCGGCCCGATCCTCGCGACTGCCGTGGCTCGCGTTCAACCGGGCCACGGACATCCCGGCGTCGGCGAGATCCCGAATCACTGCCCCGCTGCTCGAGGCGGGGCCCAGCGTACAGACGATCTTCGCGTTTCTCATGGCGAGATCTACCGTCGGCACCGGCAAAAAGATGCGTGATTCACTCGATACTGAGTTTCTTTTGAACGGTGCGCTCGCGTCCCGTCCTGTGCCACGACAACCGTTTTCCATCGCCTCGCCCACGCCTGACGTATGCCCACCTACGCTTCGCTCATCGAACTGGCCGATCGAGACGTCCAAAACGCTCAAGAGATGGCGTCGGTGTGGGGAGAAATCCGGACGGAGTTCGAGCAGCACAACGCCGAGCTACTCGATTCCTACGCGGTTCTCGGCGAGCACGACTTTCTCGTCACCTTCGAGGCTAGGGACAACGAGGCGGCGTTCAAGTGCGCGCTGACGTTTCGCCGGCACGGCCTCGACGGTCAAACGATGGAGATCGTCGACACGGACGACTTCTCGCAGTTGGTCGACGAGATCTAACGGGTCGACGGGGTATTTCGGTCGCCGCGTTACCGGACCTTCTCGCCGATCGCGGCGTCGCCGTGGGTCGTCAGCAGGTCAGCCTCGTCGCCGGCGGCGAGGATCATTCCGTTCGATTCGACGCCGAACAGCTCCGCGGGCTCCATGTTCGCCAGCAGGACGCATTTCTCGCCGGAGAGTTCGTCGAGGTCGTGAAGCTGCTTGATCCCGGCGACCACCTGTCGCGTCTCGAACCCGATGTCGACCTCGAGGCGCGCGAGGTCGTCCGCGCCCTCGATCCCCTCGGCCGACTCGATCCGGCCGACGCGAATGTCCAGATTCTGGAAGTCCTCGAAGCTGATGCGGTCCTCGAGCAGCGGTTCGAGGTCCTCGGTGTCCGTCATGGCCTCGGATTCGTCCGCGGGGGTGTCGTCGCTTTCGGTTTCTTCGCCTTCGTCCTCGGCCGCGGCGGCCTCCTCGATCCGGGCGTCCAGTTTCTCCTCCAGTTCGGCCACGCGATCGTCTTCGATCTTCGCGAACAGTTCGTCGGGTTCGTCGAAGTTCCGCGGGGGCGCCTCGAGCGCGTCCTCGAGGTGGGCGTCCGCGACCGCGCCGTCTTCCCCTACCTGCTCCCACA
It includes:
- a CDS encoding GYD domain-containing protein, which encodes MPTYASLIELADRDVQNAQEMASVWGEIRTEFEQHNAELLDSYAVLGEHDFLVTFEARDNEAAFKCALTFRRHGLDGQTMEIVDTDDFSQLVDEI